Proteins from one Megalopta genalis isolate 19385.01 chromosome 1, iyMegGena1_principal, whole genome shotgun sequence genomic window:
- the LOC143260766 gene encoding uncharacterized protein LOC143260766 yields the protein MAAMEEGATFESIVDYVMKNTRLTRSRAGYTVMEVLKVGVALGRIKRTPRGTYILAADKPESPMCQRIEQPRFSDDSDEEISTDASM from the coding sequence ATGGCCGCGATGGAAGAGGGTGCAACCTTCGAGTCGATCGTGGACTACGTGATGAAGAACACGAGGTTAACACGGTCGCGGGCGGGCTACACGGTGATGGAGGTCCTGAAAGTCGGCGTAGCTCTGGGAAGGATCAAAAGGACACCCCGCGGCACGTATATCCTGGCCGCGGATAAGCCGGAGAGTCCGATGTGCCAGAGGATCGAACAGCCGAGGTTCAGCGACGACAGCGACGAGGAGATCTCCACGGACGCCAGCATGtga